A single region of the Gemmatimonadota bacterium genome encodes:
- a CDS encoding DEAD/DEAH box helicase family protein, whose amino-acid sequence MTEQRNLDFGGKPTAGEILRRIREESRDESEKGRWFEQLFMRVALQEPEFEIEEIWRWADWPEREELTGLDGRDIGIDLVARRTTGELVAIQCKCYDERSVLGKGHIDKFLGGSQQAIFELRWIVATCRWGPIAERAIKKARPQVTQFDFQKYLGVEVTETDAERPVQQPWPLQADAVEDVVEGLNNHDRGRLVMACGTGKTFTSLRIAEQVAPDGGRILFTAPTIALVSQARREWLRQTTRRLKCVVVCSDPTAGGRNENEDIGISELECPVTTDPAEIAGALGANVSGSDGSSRDDPGRGADSAHCSEPTSVVFSTYHSLRRVTEAQADHEAPAFDLAIADEAHRTTGALLEREGYRKIDFQEFHDDERLRARKRLYMTATPRIYTARSKRSLNKKGIEVVDMGDQKVYGPLLHLLPFAKAVQHRVLSDYRVIVLGVSRASVTPSLRKRLDALHSYTSRKNVPTDNDMTRVLGVSLAVNGVTEGSALERPGRLPRALGFANSIARSKWYAKALMESQVLASTTRRMSGGRAMKVVARHLDASSSALQRNRELRSLADAEREGEARMVCNVKLFTEGVDVPSLDAVAFLDPRDSQVDVVQAVGRVMRKAPGKRFGYIIVPVVVEPGRDVAAALERGTEGYRTVGRVLRALQAHDSRLAETPARFVKVYEPPTGPPLPVNGEPDVIRDRDREDLQRRLELDEAEQGIYAHVAAASGLGRPGQLVADEIADAVKRASAVFQGKELEEGLAKALDLVPQEDGGAKGVCTIAALMLANACLLHRRLRDEPQLKTILRLDKVAGSSAPAEVLALAWEAILEKDYAPVFQPALEVLRALPHDKATGNAIRELAECANRVADSLSELGYDHAGPLYHRILGSAKSDGAYYTNNLSAIILARLAFSEDLIDWSDSKAVAALRVIDPACGTGTLLMAALQTIKARVAARTEIETREEERDALHKLLVEDVLCGLDINRHGIQLAACNMTLGAPTVDYERMNLVTMPHGPQPDGSVKAGSVEILTAADRGDALSTVAFRAPQRSLESLDADQVNESEEIRFPLREVDGIIMNPPFTDNMKRGRKFGPAVLKAMQTHEIEVRDRLHGRDPEAAAVITTNSVRTFFTPLAERMLRDDRAFLAKVLPVTACTGASGLKERRFLAERFHIERIVTTHDPRRIAFSENTSIHESLLICRRVPKEDRPPTEFVSLRKMPSSAEEAIEVADAITAGTVGDWGNVCRWPADRVQAGDWTPVQWYDGGLAAKIREIETSPLLEPVGLRHAVGPAGRRIQDAYVRCEPDAAGALPGFHSVSSKVRRTMLGEPDVWYRPRAGKEHLAKRYAERQSRLLVTMRMNTVSGRLNGLWTHTPAFGWWVPVTADDDRTTQALALWWNATPARLLLLNRRAQTLTYPTWQLQHLREVRIPKPGSPAWDALADAWEQVRDVELLPMRRAEECRARRVIDAAAAVALDVGEDEIADWRRRLAVEPTITNRRAP is encoded by the coding sequence ATGACAGAACAACGGAATCTCGACTTCGGCGGCAAGCCGACCGCCGGCGAGATCCTCAGGCGCATTCGGGAGGAGAGCCGCGACGAGTCCGAGAAGGGTCGTTGGTTCGAGCAGCTCTTCATGAGGGTCGCGCTGCAGGAGCCCGAGTTCGAGATCGAGGAGATCTGGCGCTGGGCCGACTGGCCGGAGCGGGAGGAGCTGACCGGCCTGGACGGTCGCGACATCGGGATCGACCTCGTCGCGCGGAGGACGACGGGAGAGCTGGTGGCGATCCAGTGCAAGTGCTACGACGAACGAAGCGTGCTGGGCAAGGGTCACATCGACAAGTTTCTCGGGGGATCGCAGCAGGCGATCTTCGAGCTGCGCTGGATCGTGGCGACCTGTCGCTGGGGACCGATCGCCGAACGTGCGATCAAGAAAGCCCGTCCCCAAGTCACACAGTTCGATTTCCAGAAGTATCTCGGCGTCGAGGTGACGGAGACCGATGCCGAGCGTCCCGTCCAGCAACCGTGGCCGCTTCAGGCGGACGCCGTCGAGGACGTTGTCGAGGGTCTGAACAACCACGACCGCGGTCGCTTGGTCATGGCATGCGGCACGGGCAAGACCTTCACCTCGCTCCGCATCGCCGAGCAGGTGGCCCCGGACGGCGGACGCATCCTTTTCACGGCGCCGACCATCGCGCTGGTCTCGCAAGCCAGGCGCGAGTGGCTCAGGCAGACGACGCGCAGGCTGAAGTGCGTGGTGGTGTGTTCGGACCCGACGGCGGGGGGACGCAACGAAAACGAGGACATCGGGATCTCGGAGCTCGAGTGCCCAGTCACGACCGATCCGGCGGAGATAGCCGGAGCCCTCGGTGCGAACGTCTCGGGGAGCGACGGTTCGAGTCGAGACGACCCCGGTCGCGGCGCCGACTCCGCACATTGCAGCGAGCCCACGAGCGTCGTCTTCTCCACCTACCACTCGCTACGCAGGGTGACCGAGGCGCAGGCGGACCATGAGGCCCCGGCGTTCGATCTCGCCATCGCCGACGAGGCTCATCGCACCACGGGTGCGCTCCTCGAACGGGAGGGCTATCGCAAGATCGATTTCCAGGAGTTCCACGACGACGAGCGATTGCGTGCGAGGAAGCGGCTCTACATGACCGCCACGCCGCGCATCTACACGGCGCGCTCCAAGCGGAGCCTGAACAAGAAGGGCATCGAGGTCGTCGACATGGGCGATCAGAAGGTCTACGGTCCTCTCCTGCATCTGCTGCCGTTCGCCAAGGCCGTCCAGCACCGGGTTCTGTCGGACTACCGCGTCATAGTCCTCGGGGTGAGCCGAGCGAGCGTGACGCCGAGCCTCCGAAAGCGACTGGACGCCCTCCACAGCTACACGAGCCGGAAGAACGTCCCGACCGACAACGACATGACCCGGGTGCTCGGTGTGTCGCTCGCCGTCAACGGCGTCACCGAGGGCTCGGCTCTCGAACGGCCGGGGCGGCTGCCGAGAGCGCTGGGGTTCGCGAACAGCATCGCTCGCTCGAAGTGGTACGCCAAGGCTCTCATGGAGAGCCAGGTGCTGGCGTCCACCACCCGTCGGATGAGCGGCGGGCGGGCAATGAAGGTCGTGGCCCGCCACCTCGACGCTTCGTCGAGCGCTCTCCAGCGCAACCGGGAACTGCGTTCGCTCGCTGACGCGGAGCGTGAAGGCGAGGCTCGGATGGTCTGCAACGTCAAGCTCTTCACCGAGGGCGTGGACGTGCCCTCGCTCGACGCCGTCGCGTTTCTCGACCCGCGTGACAGCCAGGTCGACGTGGTGCAGGCCGTCGGGCGCGTCATGCGCAAGGCGCCGGGCAAACGTTTCGGCTACATAATCGTCCCGGTCGTCGTCGAACCCGGGCGCGACGTGGCTGCCGCGCTCGAGCGGGGCACCGAGGGCTACAGGACGGTCGGTCGCGTGCTGCGAGCGCTCCAGGCCCACGACAGCCGCCTAGCCGAGACGCCGGCTAGGTTCGTCAAGGTCTACGAGCCGCCGACCGGACCACCCCTGCCCGTGAACGGTGAACCGGACGTGATTCGCGACCGTGACCGGGAGGACCTCCAGCGCAGGCTCGAGCTTGACGAGGCCGAACAGGGCATCTACGCGCACGTCGCCGCGGCGTCGGGGCTGGGCAGGCCCGGTCAGCTCGTCGCCGACGAGATCGCGGACGCGGTCAAGCGAGCGAGCGCGGTGTTCCAAGGGAAGGAGCTCGAAGAAGGACTTGCGAAGGCGCTCGACCTAGTCCCGCAGGAAGACGGCGGCGCCAAGGGCGTCTGCACCATCGCGGCGCTGATGCTCGCGAACGCCTGCCTCCTCCACCGGAGGCTCCGCGACGAACCCCAGCTGAAGACGATCCTCCGGCTCGACAAGGTCGCCGGTTCGAGCGCCCCGGCCGAGGTCCTCGCCCTTGCCTGGGAAGCCATTCTGGAAAAGGACTACGCGCCCGTCTTCCAGCCCGCCCTTGAGGTTCTCCGCGCCCTGCCTCACGACAAGGCGACGGGAAACGCGATACGCGAGCTCGCCGAGTGCGCGAACCGGGTCGCCGATTCACTGAGCGAACTGGGCTACGATCACGCCGGACCGCTCTACCATCGCATCCTCGGGTCGGCGAAGAGCGACGGAGCGTACTACACCAACAACCTATCGGCCATCATTCTGGCGCGTCTGGCGTTTTCTGAAGACCTGATCGACTGGTCGGACTCGAAAGCCGTCGCGGCCCTGCGGGTGATCGATCCCGCGTGCGGGACGGGAACGCTCCTTATGGCGGCTCTTCAGACGATCAAGGCGCGGGTGGCCGCTCGAACGGAGATCGAAACGAGGGAGGAGGAACGGGACGCCCTCCACAAGCTTCTCGTCGAAGACGTGCTCTGCGGCCTGGACATCAACCGGCACGGCATCCAGCTCGCCGCCTGCAACATGACGCTCGGTGCACCCACGGTGGACTACGAGCGCATGAACCTGGTGACCATGCCGCACGGACCGCAGCCCGACGGCTCGGTCAAGGCCGGATCGGTGGAGATCCTGACCGCCGCCGACCGAGGGGACGCCCTCAGCACGGTCGCGTTCAGAGCACCGCAAAGATCCCTGGAAAGCCTCGATGCGGACCAAGTGAACGAAAGCGAGGAGATCCGCTTCCCGTTGCGCGAGGTCGACGGGATCATCATGAACCCGCCTTTCACCGACAACATGAAGCGCGGGCGCAAGTTCGGCCCGGCGGTTCTCAAGGCGATGCAGACGCACGAGATAGAGGTTCGGGACCGCCTGCACGGGCGCGATCCCGAGGCGGCGGCGGTCATAACCACCAACAGCGTCCGCACGTTCTTTACGCCTCTCGCCGAGAGGATGCTCCGCGACGACCGTGCGTTCCTGGCGAAGGTGCTGCCGGTGACGGCCTGCACCGGAGCCTCGGGGCTGAAAGAGCGGCGCTTCCTGGCCGAGCGCTTCCACATCGAACGGATCGTGACCACGCACGACCCCAGGCGGATCGCCTTCTCGGAGAACACGAGCATCCACGAGAGCCTGCTCATCTGCCGCAGGGTTCCGAAGGAGGACCGCCCGCCCACCGAGTTCGTGTCGTTGCGCAAGATGCCGTCCAGTGCCGAGGAAGCCATCGAGGTTGCCGACGCCATCACCGCTGGCACGGTCGGAGATTGGGGCAACGTCTGCCGCTGGCCGGCGGATCGCGTCCAGGCCGGGGACTGGACGCCGGTTCAGTGGTACGATGGTGGACTGGCGGCCAAGATCCGGGAAATCGAAACGTCGCCGTTGCTTGAGCCGGTGGGCCTGCGCCACGCCGTCGGTCCCGCCGGGCGACGCATCCAAGACGCGTACGTTCGGTGTGAGCCGGATGCCGCTGGAGCACTCCCGGGCTTCCATTCAGTGAGCAGCAAGGTCCGGCGTACAATGCTCGGGGAACCCGATGTCTGGTATCGGCCTCGCGCCGGTAAGGAACACTTGGCCAAGAGATACGCTGAGCGGCAAAGCCGCCTCCTGGTCACCATGCGTATGAACACCGTGAGCGGCCGACTGAATGGCCTCTGGACGCACACTCCCGCGTTCGGCTGGTGGGTACCCGTGACCGCAGATGACGACCGCACTACACAGGCGCTCGCTCTCTGGTGGAACGCGACGCCCGCACGTCTCCTACTGCTGAACCGCCGCGCCCAGACGCTCACCTACCCCACATGGCAACTCCAGCACCTCCGAGAGGTCCGAATCCCCAAGCCCGGCAGCCCCGCTTGGGACGCCCTCGCGGACGCCTGGGAGCAGGTCCGCGACGTCGAGCTCCTGCCGATGAGGCGGGCGGAGGAATGCCGAGCCCGGCGGGTCATCGACGCGGCGGCCGCGGTGGCTCTCGACGTGGGCGAGGACGAGATCGCCGATTGGCGACGGCGGCTCGCGGTCGAGCCCACGATCACGAACCGGAGGGCTCCGTAG
- a CDS encoding 3'-5' exonuclease codes for MLPFEIDRPLVFFDLETTGLHTRRDRIVELALVKYTPEGEVIERVRRLNPEMPIPAQATAVHGIGDEDVENEVTFRRVARSLYHDYFAGADLGGYNARRFDVPMLAAEFARCGIELDLTEIRVVDPSVIFHAMEPRNLAAATLKFLNREMENQHSALADTRAAAEVFFAQVEHYGDLPRSIDGINSFCDEHVRILTEVDRWFSGDEGEKTFKRGKHRGVSLTEVAEADPDYLRWMAFEAEDMAQEVRDLVAGALGN; via the coding sequence ATGCTACCATTCGAAATCGACCGACCCCTCGTCTTCTTCGACCTCGAAACCACGGGGCTGCACACCCGACGCGACCGGATCGTGGAGCTGGCGCTGGTCAAGTACACGCCGGAGGGCGAGGTCATCGAGAGGGTCCGGCGCCTCAACCCGGAGATGCCCATCCCCGCGCAAGCGACCGCCGTCCACGGCATCGGCGACGAGGATGTCGAGAACGAGGTGACGTTTCGTCGCGTCGCCAGGAGCCTCTACCACGACTATTTCGCCGGCGCCGACCTGGGCGGATACAATGCGCGTCGCTTCGACGTGCCCATGCTCGCGGCCGAGTTCGCCCGGTGCGGCATCGAACTCGACCTGACCGAGATCCGCGTGGTCGATCCGAGCGTGATCTTCCACGCCATGGAGCCGCGCAACCTCGCCGCCGCGACGTTGAAGTTTCTGAACCGGGAGATGGAGAACCAACACTCGGCCCTGGCCGACACCCGGGCCGCCGCGGAAGTCTTCTTCGCACAGGTCGAGCACTACGGAGATCTTCCCAGGAGCATCGACGGCATCAACAGCTTCTGCGACGAACACGTGAGGATACTCACAGAGGTGGACCGCTGGTTCTCGGGAGATGAAGGGGAGAAGACCTTCAAGCGCGGAAAGCATCGCGGCGTCAGCCTGACCGAAGTCGCCGAGGCGGACCCCGATTACCTGCGCTGGATGGCGTTCGAGGCCGAAGACATGGCGCAGGAAGTCCGCGACCTGGTGGCGGGGGCGCTCGGGAACTAG
- a CDS encoding NAD(P)H-quinone oxidoreductase, translated as MRAMVVTRPGGPEVLEEQERPTPEPTTGEALVRVAAVGVNRADILQRLGRYPVPPGYPDDILGLEFAGTVEALGPDVLPAASAPSPPGFADSKARSGSGPGVGDRVMGITGGGSYAEYVSAPISTLLPAPNGMSLTDAGAIPEVFATAFDAVYLQARLKPGETLLVHAAGSGVGTAAIQLAKASGNQTVGTSRSGWKLERAKRLGLDHPVIADEEWADRALDLTGGRGVDVILDLVGAPYLSGNQRALAKRGRHIVVGVPGGAVGQVDLRRLMTMRASISGTVLRARPLSEKEELTAAMARDLLPGFASGALRPVVDRTFPATEAGAAHTYMAANRNFGKIVLIWS; from the coding sequence ATGAGAGCTATGGTGGTGACCCGGCCCGGCGGCCCGGAGGTGCTGGAGGAGCAGGAACGCCCGACACCGGAGCCGACCACCGGAGAAGCCCTCGTCCGGGTGGCGGCCGTCGGCGTCAACCGGGCGGACATCCTCCAGCGGCTGGGCAGGTACCCTGTGCCGCCCGGCTACCCGGACGACATCCTCGGCCTCGAGTTCGCCGGCACCGTCGAGGCCCTCGGCCCGGACGTCCTTCCCGCCGCTTCCGCTCCTTCCCCTCCCGGTTTCGCCGATTCGAAAGCCCGCTCCGGATCCGGTCCGGGCGTCGGCGACCGCGTCATGGGAATCACCGGAGGCGGTTCCTACGCCGAGTACGTCTCCGCCCCGATCTCGACTCTGCTCCCGGCACCGAACGGCATGAGCCTGACGGACGCCGGAGCGATCCCGGAGGTGTTCGCCACCGCCTTCGACGCCGTCTACCTGCAGGCGCGGCTGAAACCCGGCGAGACGCTGCTGGTCCACGCGGCGGGCAGCGGCGTCGGCACTGCGGCGATCCAGCTAGCCAAGGCGTCCGGGAACCAGACCGTCGGCACCTCGCGCTCCGGGTGGAAGCTCGAGCGGGCGAAGCGGCTGGGGCTGGACCACCCGGTGATAGCGGACGAAGAGTGGGCCGACCGAGCGCTCGACCTCACCGGCGGGCGCGGTGTCGACGTGATACTCGATCTGGTGGGCGCACCCTACCTGTCCGGCAATCAGAGAGCTCTCGCGAAGCGCGGCCGCCACATCGTGGTGGGAGTGCCCGGAGGAGCAGTCGGTCAAGTCGACCTCCGCCGCCTCATGACCATGCGGGCGTCGATCTCCGGCACCGTCCTCAGAGCCCGGCCGCTTTCGGAGAAGGAAGAGCTGACGGCGGCCATGGCCCGCGATCTCCTTCCTGGCTTCGCATCCGGGGCGTTGCGTCCCGTCGTCGACCGGACGTTTCCGGCGACCGAGGCCGGAGCCGCCCACACCTATATGGCCGCCAACCGCAACTTCGGAAAGATCGTCCTGATCTGGAGCTGA
- a CDS encoding 2-oxoglutarate dehydrogenase E1 component, with product MTEPLFDKSNLAYAQLMLDEYAVNPERVPPEWRTLFESADGRLAAEGLLVPADWSSRARSAVVAPAASAAIPDTPAIDGIDGILPEISRAAALLQAFRDHGYRLADLDPLRSDPPAHERLSPALFGTSLLASLLLDDVGEDERDGDAMQQLRSIYASTIGYEFGHLDDPEKVGWLWAKVDSGAHRPELNADEKISLLRGLSRAEGLENFLHRTYLGQKRFSLEGTDALVPMLDLALAEAARAGGREVVVGMAHRGRLNVLTHTVGVSYGELLAEFEGPSLKGGQLDIAGSGDVKYHHGAVGDRSFEGAGSIRVRLAPNPSHLEFVNPVVNGMARALQWSGDDASDERERRTVIPLLIHGDAAFAAEGVVAESLNMARLDGFDVGGTVHVIVNNQIGFTTDPVDARSTDYSSDLAKGYGIPVVHVNADDAEACMDAMRIAMMYRARFGEDFVIDLIGYRRHGHNEGDEPAYTQPLKTARIAEHPTARAIYARKLVDEGVTDDAGVSAIEEEITDELRHAQRHVQEFRPVEDDRPDDEARDPVEPDDTGVAFDSLETINESALSTPEGFTPHPKLWRQLRKRTRDFSTETRIDWGHAEALAFGSLLRDGIPVRLTGQDAQRGTFSHRHLVLHDYETGDTCLPLQGVADTRLEAYNSPLTETAVIGFEYGYSVAVDKDVVIWEAQFGDFVNVAQVMIDQFLSAGLTKWGQYSRLMLLLPHGYEGQGPEHSSARIERFLQLCAEGNMRVALPSTPANYFHLLRRQAKRRPERPMIAFSPKSLLRLPAATSAVEELCGGTFRHVLDDPTVNDPGKVTKLILCSGKFYYDLQAHKARGELGHVAIVRQELLYPWPETALKELLAKYARLTEVVWAQEEPANMGALGFIGPRLSRLLPNGVSLGFASRPERASPSEGKVKTHAGNQSQIVEAALGI from the coding sequence ATGACAGAGCCGCTATTCGACAAATCCAACCTCGCCTACGCCCAGTTGATGTTGGACGAGTACGCCGTCAACCCGGAGCGAGTGCCTCCCGAGTGGCGGACTCTATTCGAGAGCGCCGACGGTCGTCTCGCCGCAGAGGGGCTCCTCGTCCCGGCCGACTGGTCGAGCAGGGCGCGATCCGCGGTCGTCGCTCCCGCCGCCTCTGCGGCCATCCCCGATACACCGGCCATCGACGGCATTGACGGCATCCTTCCCGAGATCTCGAGGGCGGCCGCTCTCCTCCAGGCCTTTCGCGATCACGGCTACCGGCTCGCCGACCTCGACCCGCTCAGGAGCGATCCGCCCGCGCACGAACGCCTCAGCCCGGCTCTCTTCGGCACTTCGCTGCTCGCCTCTCTCCTTCTGGACGACGTGGGGGAGGACGAGAGGGACGGGGACGCGATGCAGCAACTGCGAAGCATCTACGCCAGCACTATCGGCTACGAGTTCGGTCATCTGGACGATCCGGAGAAGGTGGGCTGGCTCTGGGCGAAAGTGGACTCGGGCGCACACCGTCCCGAGCTGAACGCGGATGAGAAGATAAGCTTGCTGAGGGGGCTCTCGCGGGCCGAAGGGCTGGAGAACTTCCTGCACCGCACCTACCTCGGTCAGAAACGCTTCTCCCTGGAAGGCACGGACGCTCTGGTTCCCATGCTCGATCTCGCGCTCGCCGAAGCCGCGCGGGCCGGAGGCAGGGAGGTGGTCGTTGGGATGGCACACCGCGGCCGACTCAACGTCCTCACGCATACCGTGGGCGTCTCCTACGGCGAGCTGCTGGCGGAGTTCGAAGGCCCGTCGCTCAAGGGCGGACAGCTCGACATCGCAGGTTCGGGGGACGTGAAGTACCATCACGGCGCCGTGGGCGACCGCAGCTTCGAGGGTGCCGGGAGCATCCGGGTTCGGCTCGCGCCCAATCCCAGCCACCTCGAGTTCGTGAACCCCGTGGTAAACGGCATGGCGCGCGCTCTCCAGTGGAGCGGAGACGACGCGAGCGACGAGCGGGAGAGGCGGACGGTCATTCCCCTCCTCATCCACGGTGATGCCGCCTTCGCCGCCGAGGGGGTGGTGGCCGAATCGCTGAACATGGCTCGCCTGGACGGCTTCGACGTGGGCGGAACCGTTCACGTCATCGTCAACAACCAGATCGGCTTCACCACCGATCCCGTCGACGCCCGCTCGACCGACTACTCCTCCGACCTGGCGAAGGGGTACGGCATTCCGGTCGTCCACGTGAACGCCGACGACGCCGAGGCGTGCATGGACGCCATGCGCATCGCCATGATGTATCGCGCGCGCTTCGGAGAAGACTTCGTCATCGACCTGATCGGCTACCGCAGGCACGGGCATAACGAAGGAGACGAGCCGGCCTACACCCAGCCGCTCAAGACCGCCCGGATAGCCGAGCATCCGACGGCGCGGGCGATCTACGCCAGGAAGCTCGTCGACGAGGGCGTGACCGACGACGCCGGCGTGAGCGCGATCGAAGAGGAGATCACCGACGAGCTCCGCCACGCGCAGCGGCATGTGCAGGAGTTCCGTCCCGTGGAGGACGATCGTCCCGACGACGAGGCGCGCGATCCGGTGGAGCCGGACGACACCGGGGTCGCTTTCGATTCGCTCGAGACCATCAACGAGAGCGCGCTCAGCACGCCGGAGGGCTTCACTCCGCACCCGAAGCTCTGGAGGCAGCTCCGGAAACGCACCCGCGACTTCTCCACCGAGACCCGGATCGACTGGGGACACGCCGAAGCTCTGGCGTTCGGTTCCCTGCTCCGAGACGGCATTCCGGTGCGGCTCACCGGCCAGGACGCGCAGCGCGGCACATTCAGCCATCGCCATCTCGTCCTCCACGACTACGAGACCGGAGATACCTGCCTTCCGCTTCAGGGGGTCGCCGACACACGGCTGGAGGCCTACAACTCACCGCTCACCGAGACCGCGGTCATCGGCTTCGAGTACGGATATTCCGTGGCGGTCGACAAGGACGTGGTGATCTGGGAGGCCCAGTTCGGTGACTTCGTGAACGTAGCCCAGGTCATGATCGACCAGTTTTTGAGCGCGGGCCTGACGAAGTGGGGCCAGTACTCGCGCCTGATGCTGCTCCTGCCTCACGGCTACGAAGGACAGGGGCCGGAGCACTCCTCGGCGAGGATCGAGCGTTTCCTCCAGTTGTGCGCGGAGGGCAACATGCGGGTCGCGCTTCCCTCGACTCCGGCGAACTACTTCCATCTTCTCCGCCGTCAGGCCAAACGCCGCCCCGAACGTCCGATGATCGCCTTCTCGCCCAAGAGCCTCCTGCGGCTTCCCGCCGCCACCTCGGCTGTGGAGGAGCTGTGCGGCGGGACTTTCCGCCACGTTCTCGACGACCCGACGGTGAACGATCCCGGCAAGGTCACCAAGCTGATTCTCTGCTCGGGCAAATTCTACTACGATCTTCAGGCCCACAAGGCGCGCGGCGAGTTGGGCCATGTCGCGATCGTGCGTCAGGAACTCCTCTACCCTTGGCCCGAGACGGCGCTGAAGGAGCTCCTTGCCAAGTATGCCAGACTCACGGAGGTGGTGTGGGCCCAGGAGGAACCCGCGAACATGGGAGCCCTCGGCTTCATCGGCCCGCGCTTGAGCCGGCTGCTGCCGAACGGGGTGTCGCTGGGGTTCGCGAGCAGGCCCGAACGCGCTTCTCCCTCCGAAGGCAAGGTCAAGACCCACGCCGGCAACCAGAGCCAGATCGTCGAGGCCGCCCTCGGGATTTGA